The proteins below are encoded in one region of Balaenoptera ricei isolate mBalRic1 chromosome 6, mBalRic1.hap2, whole genome shotgun sequence:
- the DMRTA1 gene encoding doublesex- and mab-3-related transcription factor A1 — MEQSQCGSRDRTGSGPPHLAPGLVAAAPPPPSPVLPVPPGIPVPPTFLRPSSLFLRAAAAATAGSGGCPPPAGVERGVGAVAGYPRTPKCARCRNHGVVSALKGHKRFCRWRDCACAKCTLIAERQRVMAAQVALRRQQAQEESEARALQRLLYPGPSGPGGRSSGGGSSRTENPQTTASGPATVSALGLSASRQASGLAAPAFEIFQPDYTEEKQGQKESKCDSCQSGQEELVSKSHQFTPRSSPKSNDVTGKQNVRSSISENPNKDDSIQSPHPGEQSGGEESPRSLSSSDLESGNESEWAKDFTDTTVSLPTVSSRPRDPLDILTKIFPSYRRSRLEGILQFCKGDVVQAIEQVLNGKEHKADTRDLASSGALENTAFQRASNLSLAGIGFGTLGNKSAFSPLHSTSASYGGDSSLYSLNPRLGISPLRLAYSSPGRGLSGFMSPYLTPGLAPALPFRPALDYAFSGMIRDSSYLPIKDSATGGRLYSRPNQNNM; from the exons ATGGAGCAGTCACAGTGTGGCAGTAGAGACCGAACCGGCAGCGGCCCACCCCACCTGGCCCCGGGGCTGGTGGCAGCGGCCCCTCCGCCCCCGTCTCCAGTGTTACCGGTACCCCCGGGGATACCTGTTCCTCCAACTTTCCTGCGCCCGTCCAGCCTCTTTCTGCGGGCAGCCGCAGCCGCCACCGCGGGAAGCGGAGGCTGCCCGCCGCCTGCCGGAGTGGAAAGGGGGGTGGGCGCCGTGGCCGGCTACCCACGGACACCCAAGTGCGCCCGTTGTCGCAACCACGGAGTCGTGTCAGCCCTCAAGGGCCACAAGCGCTTCTGCCGCTGGCGGGACTGCGCGTGTGCCAAGTGCACCCTGATCGCTGAGCGCCAGCGCGTCATGGCCGCACAGGTGGCGCTGCGCAGGCAGCAGGCCCAGGAGGAGAGCGAAGCCCGGGCGCTGCAGAGGCTTCTGTACCCTGGACCCTCAGGGCCCGGGGGTCGATCATCCGGAGGAGGCAGCAGCAGAACGGAGAATCCCCAGACCACAGCAAGCGGCCCTGCGACGGTGAGTGCACTGGGACTGAGTGCCTCGAGACAGGCTAGTGGTCTGGCGGCTCCTGCTTTTGAGATTTTCCAGCCAGATTATACAGAGGAAAAACAAG gACAAAAAGAGAGTAAATGTGACTCATGCCAGAGTGGACAAGAAGAACTGGTGTCTAAATCCCATCAATTTACCCCGAGATCATCTCCTAAGTCTAATGATGTCACTGGAAAACAAAACGTCAGGTCATCTATTTCAGAAAACCCAAACAAGGATGATAGCATTCAGTCTCCTCATCCTGGGGAGCAGTCAGGAGGTGAAGAGAGTCCCAGGTCCCTGTCATCCTCTGATTTGGAATCAGGAAATGAAAGTGAGTGGGCCAAAGACTTCACTGATACCACAGTCAGCCTTCCCACTGTGTCCTCTAGACCAAGAGACCCTCTTGATATCCTTACCAAGATTTTCCCAAGTTACAGACGCAGCCGTCTAGAAGGCATTCTGCAGTTCTGCAAAGGGGATGTGGTCCAAGCCATTGAACAGGtcctaaatgggaaagaacacAAAGCAGACACCAGGGACCTAGCAAGCTCAGGAGCATTGGAAAATACAGCTTTTCAGAGAGCTTCGAATTTAAGTTTAGCTGGAATTGGTTTTGGAACTCTAGGAAATAAATCAgctttctctccccttcacagtaCTTCTGCTTCTTATGGAGGTGATTCAAGTCTCTACAGCTTAAATCCTAGACTAGGTATCAGTCCATTACGGCTGGCATATTCCTCTCCAGGAAGAGGGCTGTCTGGTTTCATGTCTCCCTACCTAACTCCTGGGTTGGCACCAGCATTGCCTTTTCGGCCAGCTTTGGATTATGCCTTTTCAGGGATGATTAGGGATTCTTCTTACCTTCCCATCAAAGATTCAGCAACTGGTGGCAGACTGTATTCAAGGCCAAATCAGAACAACATGTAA